The proteins below are encoded in one region of Thermothelomyces thermophilus ATCC 42464 chromosome 1, complete sequence:
- a CDS encoding glycoside hydrolase family 18 protein (CAZy_ID 270136) yields the protein MLSWTLVVVALAVAPAMATSPAVNVYWGQKGSASDRLSTFCDASSFEYVTVGFINKSPEKDSSALRYPGSDFSVHCMNAAKYQDAKGVDSNLLSKCGQIAADVRYCQKKGKKVLLSIGGEWNPPKTDYSISSPPEGEYFADFIWGAFGPYTASWGDKPRPFDDFFNADEGEEHFVFDGFDFDIEHKFTDQSGYVAMIRRLRALTQLDTTKQYLITAAPECPLDADLFKMKTIIDTCQFDALFVQFYNNPICAGVDNNNFDDWAAYLAKTPSKNAKIFIGLPGSPDAAGSGYLAPASALQLINKHKNKPAFGGVMVWDAFYGSQKFGGTPFYDLLHDFACGAPSHTTTAPAPTATATVCVRWHTVVSGDTCYEIAGSYGITLDDLYKFNPGITCDLQIGDQVCVRFGVPPPTSSSTSLSPSASTSTSASSSSLTRTKTQASISTASSTSRSTSSTKNSTISTRTSTISTRTSTISTRTSTISTRTSTISTRTLTSSIKPSASSTKTSAGSTKSSTSSTRTSTSSAKPSTSSIITSTSSTRTSARSTKGSASSTRVSTSLSPSTSSTSVTSATSINSSSGTSSSTGTSISSSLSTPSTSTSTEVSLTLVTETSSTESQAPSKTAGDSSTITSASGVTLTTSSGAATSTSTDVDDSCPDEETSTSTTATFTGSATQSATETTTETATVTSTPGSTYTSGEETTSTSTEDDETSTSAVVSATQTATSPGATITGSSASDISATASSTASEGWTTSTIYSTTTYTITSCPVTVTDCPGKIGQVTTETIAISTTVCPITEGTGPSTSASSPPAPVESGSGAKPPPLPTGREGEDTDSTSTTRVTTTRFTTLTVPKPEATGAAANPSSSSSSSSSSSSWSPSAGLPTKSGSPPPPSTTTIPVFAGAGRNTVTLGVPAVLAVVLVLAI from the exons ATGCTCTCCTGGACTCTAGTCGTCGTGGCCCTCGCCGTGGCCCCAGCCATGGCAACAAGTCCTGCCGTCAATGTCTACTGGGGACAGAAGGGCTCGGCCTCAGACAGACTCAGCACCTTTTGTGACGCCTCCAGCTTCGAGTATGTCACAGTCGGCTTCATCAACAAGTCTCCCGAGAAAGACTCCTCCGCGTTGAGGTATCCGGGCAGTGACTTTTCCGTCCACTGCATGAACGCCGCCAAGTACCAAGACGCCAAGGGAGTCGACTCGAACCTCCTCAGCAAGTGCGGCCAGATCGCCGCCGATGTTCGGTATTGCCAGAAGAAGGGCAAGAAGGTGCTCCTCTCCATCGGCGGTGAATGGAACCCGCCCAAGACGGACTACAGCATCTCTAGCCCGCCCGAGGGAGAGTATTTTGCCGACTTCATCTGGGGCGCCTTCGGCCCGTACACCGCGAGCTGGGGAGACAAACCGAGACCTTTCGATGACTTTTTCAACGCCGACGAGGGCGAAGAGCACTTTGTTTTTGATGGCTTTGACTTTGATATCGAGCACAAGTTCA CGGACCAAAGCGGTTATGTCGCCATGATCAGAAGGCTGCGTGCCCTGACCCAGCTGGACACGACCAAGCAGTATCTGATCACCGCCGCCCCGGAGTGCCCCCTGGACGCGGATCTCTTCAAGATGAAGACCATCATTGACACTTGTCAATTCGATGCCCTCTTTGTCCAGTTCTACAACAACCCCATCTGCGCCGGAGTTGACAATAACAACTTTGACGACTGGGCGGCCTACCTCGCCAAGACCCCCAGCAAGAACGCAAAGATCTTCATCGGCCTGCCTGGTTCTCCAGACGCTGCCGGCTCTGGCTACCTAGCCCCTGCATCTGCACTTCAGTTGATCAACAAGCATAAGAACAAGCCGGCCTTTGGTGGTGTCATGGTCTGGGATGCCTTCTATGGTAGCCAGAAGTTTGGCGGCACCCCATTCTACGACTTGCTGCATGATTTTGCCTGCGGTGCCCCGTCCCACACCACGACTGCCCCGGccccgacggcgacggccacTGTTTGCGTCAGGTGGCACACGGTTGTCAGCGGTGACACTTGCTACGAGATTGCCGGCTCCTACGGCATTACCCTGGACGACCTGTACAAGTTCAACCCGGGCATTACCTGTGACCTCCAAATCGGCGACCAGGTCTGCGTGAGGTTCGGCGTCCCACCCCCTACAAGCAGCTCGACCAGCCTCTCCCCCTCAGCCAGCACTAGCACATCTGCTAGCAGTAGCAGTTTGACAAGAACCAAAACCCAGGCTAGTATTAGCACGGCTTCTAGCACCAGCAGGTCGACCAGCTCGACGAAAAACTCGACCATCTCGACCAGAACCTCGACTATCTCGACCAGAACCTCGACTATCTCGACCAGAACCTCGACTATCTCGACCAGAACCTCGACTATCTCGACCAGAACCTTGACAAGCTCAATCAAACCCTCGGCTAGCTCAACGAAAACCTCGGCCGGCTCAACTAAGAGCTCGACTAGTTCGACTAGAACCTCGACCAGCTCAGCCAAGCCCTCGACAAGCTCAATCATAACCTCGACCAGCTCGACTCGTACCTCGGCTAGGTCAACTAAAGGCTCGGCTAGCTCGACCAGAGTCTCGACTAGTCTCAGCCCGTCAACTAGCTCGACCAGCGTGACCAGCGCGACCAGCATCAACAGCTCGAGTGGCACCAGCTCCTCAACAGGCACTAGCATTTCAAGCAGCCTCAGCACGCCCTCCACCTCGACGTCAACTGAGGTTAGCTTGACTTTGGTTACGGAGACTAGTTCGACCGAGAGTCAAGCTCCCAGTAAGACAGCTGGGGATTCCTCCACCATCACCTCGGCATCTGGAGTCACTTTGACAACGTCCAGCGGTGCggctacaagtacctcgacCGACGTCGATGACTCGTGCCCAGATGAGGAGACCAGCACGTCAACTACCGCGACCTTTACTGGGTCTGCCACCCAGTCGGCCACCGAGACTACCACCGAGACTGCCACCGTCACATCCACCCCGGGATCCACTTATACCAGCGGCGAGGAGACTACCAGCACCTCGACCGAGGATGATGAGACTAGCACCTCTGCTGTTGTGTCCGCTACCCAGACCGCCACATCGCCTGGGGCCACCATCACCGGATCGTCGGCCTCGGACATTAGCGCCACTGCAAGCAGCACCGCCTCCGAGGGCTGGACAACGTCTACCATCTACTCGACCACCACCTACACCATCACTAGCTGCCCGGTTACCGTGACCGACTGCCCCGGCAAGATCGGCCAGGTCACGACCGAGACGATCGCCATCAGCACGACCGTATGCCCCATCACCGAGGGGACTGGCCCGTCAacctcggcctcctcgccTCCGGCGCCGGTCGAGTCGGGCAGTGGTGCCAAACCTCCTCCCCTGCCTACCGGCAGGGAGGGCGAGGACACGGACTCGACATCGACCACGCGGGTTACCACAACACGCTTCACTACCCTGACGGTGCCCAAGCCAGAGGCCACGGGCGCAGCGGCTAacccctcgtcgtcgtcgtcgtcgtcgtcgtcgtcgtcgtcatggtCCCCGTCGGCCGGCCTCCCCACCAAGTCGGgctccccgcccccgccgtcgacgacgaccatCCCCGTGTTTGCGGGTGCCGGCCGCAACACCGTCACGCTTGGTGTGCCGGCTGTTCTGGCTGTCGTTCTCGTCCTCGCTATTTAA